One part of the Paenibacillus silvisoli genome encodes these proteins:
- a CDS encoding NUDIX hydrolase: MYKYTICFIEQNGRLLMLNRNKPPAMGLWNGVGGKLEDGETPLQCAEREVFEETGLQAAGFRFRGIVSWCVDGADVGGMYVFHVKLPDQVAFATPVCMDEGILDWKERSWVLAAKNYGVGVIIPRYLNAVLSDDEPCYEHRFVLAGNRLMAYEAERLVSDELLAVP, translated from the coding sequence ATGTACAAGTATACGATTTGTTTTATCGAGCAGAACGGACGGCTGCTGATGCTGAACCGGAACAAGCCGCCCGCGATGGGATTATGGAATGGCGTTGGCGGAAAGCTCGAGGACGGGGAAACGCCGCTTCAGTGCGCGGAGCGCGAGGTATTCGAGGAGACTGGGCTGCAGGCGGCTGGTTTTCGATTCAGAGGGATCGTCTCTTGGTGCGTCGATGGCGCGGATGTCGGCGGGATGTATGTTTTTCATGTGAAATTGCCGGATCAGGTCGCGTTTGCGACACCGGTTTGCATGGATGAAGGCATCCTGGATTGGAAAGAGCGATCATGGGTGCTGGCAGCAAAGAACTATGGCGTCGGCGTCATCATCCCTCGGTATTTAAATGCTGTCTTATCGGATGATGAGCCGTGCTACGAGCATCGGTTCGTCCTGGCAGGTAACCGGTTAATGGCATATGAGGCGGAACGGCTGGTCTCGGACGAGCTTCTTGCCGTCCCATAA
- a CDS encoding aldo/keto reductase, whose protein sequence is MKYRRLGSTDLNVSVIGIGTWQFGGEWGQSFAQAEADAILDRGAELGINLIDTAECYGDHLSESLIGDYLSRRKREDWILATKFGHHFHERFTRTDDFSPADVVRQLDASLAALKTDYVDLYQFHSGPDAVFDNDELWTVLDKQVQAGKIKHLGTSIGSNRNIHQVDASTKVGSKVIQVVYNRLDQAPEEEVFLSCIRQDLGVLARVPLASGYLSGKYKPDAVFDVTDVRHRHDRESTVRKLQEVQRIAKEEVPAGVDMAAWALAWCLKHPAVTAVIPGCKSPAQVDSNASVVSLLEDGHPQDVSK, encoded by the coding sequence ATGAAATACCGGAGACTTGGATCAACAGACTTGAACGTGTCGGTTATCGGGATCGGCACGTGGCAGTTCGGCGGAGAGTGGGGACAATCGTTCGCGCAGGCGGAAGCGGATGCGATTCTTGATCGCGGCGCGGAGCTTGGCATCAACCTGATCGACACGGCGGAATGCTATGGCGACCATCTTTCGGAATCGTTGATCGGCGACTATCTGTCGCGCCGCAAGCGGGAGGATTGGATCCTTGCGACAAAGTTCGGCCATCATTTCCATGAACGTTTTACGCGTACCGACGATTTCTCGCCGGCCGATGTCGTCCGCCAGCTCGATGCGTCGCTCGCCGCGTTGAAGACGGACTACGTCGATCTGTATCAGTTCCATTCGGGACCGGATGCCGTCTTCGATAACGACGAGCTCTGGACGGTGTTGGACAAGCAGGTGCAAGCCGGCAAAATCAAGCATCTCGGCACGTCCATCGGCAGCAACCGCAACATTCATCAGGTCGATGCTTCGACGAAGGTCGGCTCCAAAGTCATTCAAGTGGTTTACAACCGGCTTGATCAAGCGCCGGAAGAGGAAGTATTCTTGTCCTGCATCCGGCAGGATCTCGGCGTATTGGCGCGCGTTCCGCTCGCGAGCGGCTATTTGAGCGGCAAATACAAGCCGGATGCGGTGTTCGACGTAACGGACGTGCGGCATCGCCACGACCGCGAGAGCACGGTGCGGAAGCTGCAGGAAGTGCAGCGCATCGCGAAGGAAGAGGTGCCGGCAGGCGTCGATATGGCCGCCTGGGCGCTGGCATGGTGCCTCAAGCATCCGGCGGTAACGGCGGTAATCCCGGGCTGCAAGAGCCCGGCGCAGGTCGATTCGAACGCAAGCGTCGTATCGCTGCTCGAGGACGGCCATCCGCAGGATGTGAGCAAATAA
- a CDS encoding MGDG synthase family glycosyltransferase, which translates to MGFGNGLKGETVMEKGPILILTGDYGSGHIQAAHALRKALASLQPELKVEVMDYMAEAHPRVHPISKYVYLSGVQTFPKTYGYFYGKTRHHNRLSSSLKFVQALGLGKFLTMLQTVKPSVVVSTFPLAAGAMSFMKNNGLYDVPNVTVITDFTDHSYWLYPRTDYYVVGSVEVANSLSKVGVPHDIISVTGIPIRSEYNRAYDKEAIRTEIGLDPARRTLLIMGGGNGLMGQEVGETLCMALARRELDMQLIFVCGHNDKLRLQLSQMKFAHKLPMVVTGFTDRVPELMAASDLLLTKSGGLTSSEALAAGLPMVIYKPLPGQEIDNASYLRQCGAAIHIEDESQLLDTLRMLLGSPSRLETMRRQAMKASKPYSAEAAASLVADLVAQTNRQTV; encoded by the coding sequence ATGGGATTCGGCAATGGCTTGAAAGGGGAGACGGTGATGGAGAAAGGACCGATTCTGATCCTGACCGGCGATTATGGATCAGGGCATATACAAGCGGCACATGCATTGCGCAAAGCGCTGGCCTCGCTTCAACCCGAACTCAAGGTCGAAGTGATGGATTATATGGCTGAGGCTCATCCCAGGGTTCATCCCATCAGCAAATACGTATATTTGAGCGGCGTCCAAACGTTCCCGAAAACATATGGCTATTTCTACGGCAAAACAAGACATCACAACCGGCTGTCCAGCAGCTTGAAATTCGTGCAGGCGCTCGGTCTTGGGAAGTTTCTGACGATGCTGCAGACGGTAAAGCCGTCGGTCGTCGTGTCGACGTTCCCGCTTGCCGCAGGCGCGATGTCGTTCATGAAGAACAACGGTCTTTACGACGTGCCGAACGTGACGGTCATTACCGATTTTACGGATCACAGCTATTGGCTGTATCCGCGCACCGATTATTATGTCGTCGGCTCCGTTGAGGTTGCGAACAGCTTGTCCAAAGTCGGCGTGCCGCACGACATTATTTCGGTTACCGGCATTCCGATTCGCTCCGAGTATAACCGCGCCTACGACAAAGAGGCCATTCGGACGGAAATCGGGCTCGACCCGGCTCGCCGCACGCTGCTTATTATGGGCGGAGGCAACGGGTTAATGGGCCAAGAGGTCGGCGAGACGCTGTGCATGGCTTTAGCGCGCCGGGAGCTCGACATGCAGCTTATTTTTGTGTGCGGGCATAATGATAAATTAAGGCTGCAATTATCGCAGATGAAATTCGCCCATAAGCTTCCGATGGTTGTTACCGGATTTACGGACCGCGTGCCGGAGCTGATGGCGGCTTCCGATCTGCTGCTGACGAAGTCCGGCGGATTAACGTCATCCGAAGCGTTAGCTGCCGGCTTACCGATGGTTATTTACAAGCCGCTGCCCGGACAGGAAATCGATAATGCGAGCTATTTGCGCCAATGCGGCGCCGCCATTCATATTGAAGACGAATCGCAGCTGCTCGACACGCTGCGGATGCTGCTCGGTTCGCCGTCGCGTCTCGAAACGATGCGGAGGCAGGCGATGAAAGCGAGCAAGCCGTACTCAGCCGAAGCGGCAGCCTCGCTTGTCGCGGATCTAGTTGCGCAGACGAACCGGCAAACGGTTTAA
- a CDS encoding MBL fold metallo-hydrolase, with the protein MSHHGSNPSSASIQYIGQVGVIIERRGYQVAVDPYLTDSVDRLPSTPAGFWIRNYVPPVDPASLTSLSLVLITHEHLDHLDPETLIAIANASPSCQFAAPLTCLPLLREAGIEERRLIAMKYGTPVSFGQGLQVHPIAAWHEERETDHDGWDRYLGYILEWDGYTIYHAGDTLVQEELIEMLMPYRIDIGLLPINGRDLFRNRLGVVGNMNAREAAALAWELRMDTVIPLHYDLYPNNSEGIAGFVDELYSRYRGQKFHLFQPGEIRHFHAAT; encoded by the coding sequence ATGAGCCATCATGGTTCGAATCCATCGTCCGCCTCGATCCAATATATCGGTCAAGTGGGCGTTATCATTGAACGGCGCGGCTATCAGGTCGCCGTCGATCCCTATTTAACCGACTCCGTGGACCGTCTGCCGAGTACGCCTGCAGGCTTCTGGATACGTAATTATGTCCCGCCTGTCGATCCTGCAAGCTTAACCTCGCTCAGCCTTGTGTTGATTACGCACGAGCACTTGGATCATCTAGATCCGGAAACGCTGATCGCCATCGCGAACGCTTCGCCTTCCTGCCAATTTGCGGCACCGCTTACATGCCTGCCGCTGCTAAGAGAAGCAGGCATCGAGGAAAGGCGATTGATCGCCATGAAATACGGAACGCCGGTTTCATTCGGTCAAGGACTTCAAGTTCATCCTATCGCGGCTTGGCACGAGGAACGCGAAACCGATCACGACGGGTGGGACCGTTATTTAGGCTACATATTGGAGTGGGATGGCTATACGATCTATCACGCGGGCGATACGCTCGTCCAAGAAGAGCTGATCGAGATGCTGATGCCGTATCGGATCGATATCGGCCTGCTGCCGATTAACGGCCGCGATCTGTTCCGCAACCGGCTCGGCGTCGTCGGCAATATGAACGCGCGCGAAGCCGCGGCTTTGGCATGGGAACTGCGCATGGACACGGTCATTCCGCTGCATTACGATCTGTATCCGAATAATAGCGAAGGGATCGCCGGTTTCGTGGACGAGCTTTACAGCCGTTACCGGGGGCAGAAGTTCCATTTGTTCCAGCCGGGCGAAATTCGACATTTTCACGCCGCAACGTAA
- a CDS encoding ArsR/SmtB family transcription factor, producing MGLPSGKHDVFQAIADPTRREVLKLLVDQEMPVTAISGHFPMTRTAVSKHLRILAEAGLVKERKVGRETRYRLETQPLQELKNWLNYYERYWENKLTALQRFVESED from the coding sequence ATGGGACTTCCGTCCGGGAAGCACGACGTATTCCAGGCGATCGCCGATCCGACCCGGCGAGAGGTGCTGAAGCTGCTCGTTGACCAAGAGATGCCGGTGACGGCGATTTCGGGACATTTTCCGATGACCCGCACCGCCGTATCGAAGCATCTGCGCATTTTGGCCGAGGCCGGTCTGGTGAAGGAGCGCAAGGTGGGGCGCGAAACGCGCTACCGCCTTGAAACGCAGCCGCTGCAGGAGCTGAAAAATTGGCTCAACTACTATGAGCGCTATTGGGAAAACAAACTCACGGCGCTGCAAAGGTTCGTCGAATCCGAAGACTAA
- a CDS encoding SRPBCC family protein, giving the protein METQNTIPDINQTLVFKAPIQKVWTAVSTAEGLAAWFMPNNLEAVVGHAFTIDAGPFGIQPCVVKEVDEPKRIAFSWGKDWTITIILNELAEKQTECTLIHSGWKADTVNEFGLSHEAIRERMNHGWVGLHQALGRYVEG; this is encoded by the coding sequence ATGGAAACGCAAAACACGATTCCCGATATTAATCAAACGCTCGTATTTAAAGCTCCGATTCAGAAGGTATGGACCGCCGTATCGACGGCCGAAGGCCTTGCCGCATGGTTCATGCCGAACAATCTGGAAGCGGTTGTCGGCCACGCCTTCACGATCGACGCCGGGCCTTTCGGAATCCAGCCTTGCGTAGTGAAGGAAGTCGATGAGCCGAAAAGGATCGCATTCAGCTGGGGCAAAGATTGGACGATTACGATTATTCTGAACGAGCTGGCGGAAAAACAGACGGAGTGCACGCTGATTCATTCCGGCTGGAAGGCGGATACCGTCAACGAATTCGGACTGTCGCACGAGGCGATCCGCGAGCGGATGAACCATGGCTGGGTTGGCCTCCACCAAGCGCTCGGCCGCTATGTAGAGGGCTAA
- a CDS encoding DMT family transporter: protein MKSPSSTKLPFSPVLPLIVGMLAISFAPILVRYSNAPVPVQGMYRMLFTFLLMLPFGAKQLPDMKAISRKDWLLLVAAGFFLALHFLLWMASLDYTSIASSTIILALEPVFVMVGAYMLFKDRPRKLAVVGMVVALVGAMSIGSGDITLSQQAFFGDALSFFGALAVAINMLIAKQILKRVSSFLYSFVVFGVTTVCFFIYNVATDVPMLGYAQREWLVFLLLAIVPTVFGHMIFNWLLKYVKPTTISMSVLAEPVGASILGMLLFSEMVTGFQLIGGAFVIAGLVLYMRAENQAPAEVQSEALSA, encoded by the coding sequence ATGAAATCGCCGAGTTCAACGAAATTACCGTTTTCCCCCGTACTTCCGCTCATTGTGGGCATGCTGGCCATCTCGTTCGCGCCGATCCTTGTCCGCTATTCCAACGCGCCGGTGCCCGTTCAAGGGATGTACCGGATGCTCTTTACGTTTCTGCTGATGCTTCCGTTCGGCGCCAAGCAGCTTCCGGATATGAAGGCGATTTCGCGAAAAGACTGGCTGCTGCTAGTTGCGGCCGGCTTCTTCCTCGCCTTGCACTTCCTGCTGTGGATGGCGTCGCTGGACTATACATCGATTGCGAGCTCCACCATTATTTTGGCGCTCGAGCCCGTATTCGTCATGGTCGGCGCGTATATGCTGTTCAAAGACCGGCCGCGCAAGCTCGCCGTCGTCGGCATGGTTGTCGCCCTCGTCGGCGCCATGAGCATCGGATCGGGCGATATTACGCTGTCGCAGCAAGCTTTCTTCGGCGATGCGCTGTCGTTCTTCGGCGCGCTGGCCGTTGCGATCAACATGCTGATCGCCAAACAAATTCTGAAGCGCGTGTCGTCGTTTCTGTACAGCTTCGTCGTTTTCGGGGTCACGACCGTTTGCTTCTTTATTTACAATGTCGCGACGGATGTCCCGATGCTCGGCTACGCGCAGCGCGAGTGGCTCGTCTTTCTGCTCCTGGCCATCGTTCCAACCGTCTTCGGGCATATGATTTTCAACTGGCTGCTGAAATATGTGAAGCCGACGACAATTTCGATGTCCGTGCTCGCGGAACCGGTCGGCGCGAGTATTCTCGGCATGCTGCTGTTCAGCGAAATGGTGACCGGCTTTCAGCTGATCGGCGGCGCGTTCGTTATCGCGGGTCTCGTGCTGTATATGCGCGCCGAGAATCAAGCTCCTGCCGAAGTGCAGAGCGAAGCGCTCAGCGCTTGA
- a CDS encoding M42 family metallopeptidase translates to MTTPIQPNLDRNYIHRLLELLLTTPSPSGFCMTIMRIIQEEAAKLGYALEITPKGNGIITIPGADHRDDEVIALTAHVDTLGAMVRSIKGSGTLRFTPIGGYSMHTVESEYCLIHTRDGRTYDGTVLTTKPSVHVYSDVRELKRDEANMEIRIDEHVTSKEDVQKLGIAPGDFISWDARPKFFPNGYIKSRHLDDKASVAAIFGLLEWLKREGKSPLRTVKIIISTYEEVGHGSSHIPADITEMIAVDMGAIGDDLSTTERVVSICAKDSSGPYDYGMTTKLIELAKRENIPYAIDIYPHYGSDASAALRGGSNIKAALIGPGVHASHSMERTHSDAVLGTAALLAAYIL, encoded by the coding sequence ATGACCACGCCGATTCAACCTAATCTTGACCGAAATTATATTCACCGTTTACTGGAGCTGCTCCTGACGACGCCAAGTCCAAGCGGATTTTGCATGACGATCATGCGGATCATACAAGAGGAAGCCGCCAAGCTCGGTTACGCCCTCGAAATAACGCCGAAAGGCAACGGCATCATCACCATTCCGGGCGCCGATCACCGCGACGACGAAGTGATTGCGCTGACGGCGCACGTCGATACGCTGGGCGCCATGGTCCGTTCGATCAAAGGATCGGGAACGCTGCGTTTTACGCCAATCGGCGGTTATTCGATGCATACGGTAGAAAGCGAATATTGCCTCATTCATACGCGCGACGGCCGTACCTACGACGGCACGGTGCTCACGACCAAACCGTCCGTGCACGTCTATTCCGACGTGCGCGAGCTGAAGCGCGATGAAGCCAATATGGAAATCCGTATCGATGAGCATGTAACGTCGAAAGAGGATGTTCAGAAGCTAGGCATCGCGCCGGGAGATTTTATTTCATGGGACGCACGCCCGAAATTTTTCCCGAACGGCTATATCAAATCCCGCCATTTGGACGATAAAGCCAGCGTTGCCGCCATCTTCGGCTTGCTGGAGTGGCTGAAGCGGGAAGGGAAATCGCCTTTGCGTACCGTGAAAATCATCATTTCGACATACGAAGAAGTGGGCCACGGCAGTTCGCACATCCCAGCCGACATTACGGAAATGATCGCCGTCGATATGGGCGCGATCGGAGATGATCTGTCAACGACAGAACGCGTCGTTTCGATTTGCGCGAAGGACTCTTCCGGTCCGTACGATTACGGCATGACGACCAAATTAATCGAGCTCGCGAAGCGGGAAAATATCCCGTACGCCATCGACATTTATCCGCATTACGGCTCGGATGCGTCCGCGGCTCTGCGCGGCGGAAGCAACATCAAAGCGGCCTTGATCGGGCCTGGCGTGCATGCTTCGCACAGCATGGAGCGCACGCACAGCGATGCCGTTTTAGGTACGGCCGCGCTGCTCGCTGCTTATATTTTGTAG
- a CDS encoding ATP-binding cassette domain-containing protein, protein MTLLIEGALMPAGALRLHPGTITVLLGANGVGKTRLMETIAGLRKPEGLTITYGTEPLWIVRDKQPRGGKLHRNEKAMLAYSYSCQSPEEQLFARSVRDELRYVLRPYQLDETECERRSVEALSAVGWDASWLDRDPYLMSGGERRRTALASLFATPAAWLLLDEPTAGLDAAGHERLGQQLKRHAANGKGVLLISHESDWALQLADAALILRVDGSMQRSSREELLERPSQLEEAGMEIPAWLRVAHRLIRLGVPPEQIWQPAAHRAMVANQVDVVQSSPPRVPQAGRTPFMQRNADKPISPLTGFDPRSVWLSYILFSAAILTQSTWIGLGAMAILVALSIYLGKIPLRRWRGAIMALSVFTVTVALIAGLGPQEQGGFWSAADAVASLQSLLRPLLAMLLGFGLPLAVTPLRLRRSLEQLFAMFGRLPRWGTKLILTVTLLLRFIPVLLTEWERFARIGIARGKRIKRSPGGGFKRLQETAIPFMLALFRLGEQVSDALESRGVSVERQPTVLVTERWKRRDTLLTAASASILVIFWLWQ, encoded by the coding sequence ATGACGCTGCTCATCGAAGGTGCGTTAATGCCTGCCGGCGCGCTGCGGCTGCATCCGGGCACCATTACCGTGCTGCTTGGAGCGAATGGCGTCGGCAAAACACGGCTGATGGAGACGATTGCAGGGCTCCGAAAGCCCGAGGGGCTAACGATCACATACGGCACGGAACCGTTGTGGATCGTAAGAGACAAGCAGCCGCGGGGAGGCAAGCTCCATCGGAATGAAAAAGCGATGCTCGCTTACAGCTATTCCTGCCAATCACCGGAGGAGCAGCTGTTCGCGCGCTCTGTTCGTGACGAGCTCCGCTACGTGCTGCGCCCATACCAGCTCGACGAGACCGAATGCGAGCGTAGAAGCGTCGAAGCATTGTCCGCCGTAGGCTGGGATGCGTCTTGGCTCGACCGCGATCCCTATTTAATGAGCGGCGGTGAACGCAGACGTACCGCGCTTGCGAGTCTCTTTGCGACGCCGGCCGCGTGGCTGCTGCTCGATGAACCGACGGCAGGCCTCGATGCCGCCGGCCATGAGCGGCTGGGGCAGCAGCTTAAACGGCACGCAGCCAATGGGAAAGGCGTGCTGCTCATCTCCCATGAGAGCGATTGGGCGCTCCAGCTGGCAGACGCCGCGCTCATCTTGCGCGTGGACGGGAGCATGCAGCGATCAAGCAGGGAAGAGCTGCTTGAACGCCCCAGTCAGCTGGAGGAAGCAGGCATGGAAATCCCGGCATGGCTTCGGGTTGCGCATCGGCTGATTCGGCTCGGCGTTCCGCCGGAACAAATATGGCAGCCGGCTGCCCATCGAGCGATGGTCGCCAATCAGGTTGACGTCGTCCAATCGAGTCCGCCTCGCGTGCCGCAAGCTGGCCGAACGCCGTTCATGCAGCGTAACGCCGACAAGCCGATTTCGCCGCTTACGGGCTTCGATCCGCGGTCCGTATGGCTGTCTTATATTTTATTTTCTGCGGCTATTCTCACTCAATCCACTTGGATCGGGCTGGGCGCAATGGCGATACTCGTGGCCTTATCCATCTATCTCGGCAAAATCCCGCTCAGACGCTGGCGCGGCGCGATCATGGCCTTAAGCGTCTTTACGGTCACCGTAGCGCTGATCGCCGGTCTCGGTCCGCAGGAACAAGGCGGCTTTTGGAGCGCCGCCGATGCGGTTGCGTCGCTCCAATCGCTCCTCAGGCCGCTGCTCGCGATGCTGCTCGGCTTCGGCCTGCCTCTTGCGGTCACGCCGCTCCGGCTGCGCCGATCGCTTGAACAGCTGTTCGCCATGTTCGGCCGGCTTCCGCGTTGGGGGACGAAATTGATTTTGACCGTCACCCTGCTGCTGCGGTTCATCCCTGTGCTATTAACCGAATGGGAACGGTTCGCCCGGATCGGCATCGCCAGAGGCAAACGCATTAAGCGTTCGCCGGGCGGCGGGTTTAAACGGCTCCAGGAAACGGCGATTCCGTTCATGCTGGCTTTATTTAGACTCGGGGAGCAAGTTTCGGACGCGCTCGAGAGCAGAGGGGTTAGCGTGGAGCGTCAGCCGACGGTGCTCGTCACGGAGCGCTGGAAAAGGCGCGATACGCTGCTTACGGCGGCAAGTGCTTCCATTCTCGTTATTTTCTGGCTCTGGCAATAG
- a CDS encoding energy-coupling factor ABC transporter ATP-binding protein has translation MSYIMDTQSLILKDVSIDRLLDNGTIVPRLQPLGLELAPGEWVNLAGVNGSGKSSLARLLAGLTIEGVRGTWSRGFAGNRPSPYVMQHPDAQLFAETPREEVRFALEWRGVDADAILRQTEEILAFTGLAAIGDTPWERLSGGQRQLAAVAAASAADAPLIVFDEATSMLDEQSMQLVYQLARKLNERGTAVVWVTQRLQEIAAASRVVALNEGQIVFDGTGHSFLFEPDGNEANGGLTPCQACGLRLPYLSALALELGRLGKLQPPYPETPEQWEAALQGIEAVSV, from the coding sequence ATGTCGTACATAATGGATACGCAAAGCTTGATATTAAAAGATGTTTCAATCGACCGACTCCTTGATAACGGTACGATTGTCCCGCGTTTGCAGCCGCTCGGCCTCGAGCTGGCGCCCGGGGAATGGGTTAACCTAGCGGGCGTCAACGGCAGCGGCAAATCGTCGCTTGCCCGGCTGCTGGCCGGGTTAACAATTGAAGGCGTTCGAGGCACCTGGAGCAGGGGCTTTGCCGGAAATCGGCCTTCGCCGTACGTGATGCAGCATCCAGACGCTCAGCTATTCGCGGAGACGCCGCGCGAAGAGGTGAGATTCGCGCTCGAATGGCGCGGCGTAGATGCGGATGCGATATTGCGTCAGACGGAAGAAATTTTGGCCTTTACCGGCTTGGCTGCGATCGGGGATACGCCATGGGAGAGGCTGTCGGGCGGGCAGCGACAGCTGGCCGCCGTAGCCGCGGCGTCGGCCGCCGATGCGCCGCTCATCGTGTTCGACGAAGCGACCTCGATGCTTGACGAGCAGTCGATGCAGCTAGTCTATCAATTGGCTCGGAAGCTGAACGAACGCGGAACGGCGGTCGTTTGGGTCACGCAGCGTTTGCAGGAGATCGCAGCGGCCTCGCGCGTCGTAGCGCTAAATGAGGGGCAGATCGTATTCGACGGCACGGGGCATTCCTTTCTATTCGAGCCGGATGGAAATGAAGCCAACGGCGGATTGACGCCATGCCAGGCTTGCGGCTTGCGCCTTCCTTATTTGTCCGCGCTAGCGCTAGAGCTAGGTAGACTCGGTAAGCTTCAGCCTCCCTATCCGGAGACGCCGGAACAATGGGAAGCCGCGCTTCAAGGCATCGAGGCGGTGTCCGTATGA
- a CDS encoding biotin transporter BioY, which translates to MDHTSTKPNSQSPVHTPISQRSQAESGGWIRGVVFTALFAALFIAFGYVSIPLGFTAVPITLQTFAIMLAGGLLGARYGFYSIGIVVLLTALGLPLLHGNGGLSTVFGPTGGYIWMFPLSALLIGLASDRIFARSNKLNGMQVSLLFLSLVLFSVLLAYVGGVPWLAYKAKLSFHEAMVSGCYPFLLGDMVKAVAATILIPILRQQLPKMTFLNN; encoded by the coding sequence ATGGATCATACGTCAACAAAACCAAATTCGCAATCCCCGGTGCATACGCCGATCTCGCAGCGCTCCCAAGCCGAATCCGGCGGTTGGATACGCGGCGTCGTCTTCACGGCCCTGTTCGCCGCGCTGTTCATCGCCTTCGGCTATGTCAGCATCCCGCTCGGCTTCACTGCCGTTCCTATTACGCTGCAGACGTTCGCAATCATGCTGGCCGGCGGGCTATTAGGCGCCCGGTATGGCTTTTACAGCATCGGCATCGTCGTCCTGCTAACGGCGCTCGGTCTGCCGCTGCTGCATGGAAACGGCGGCTTGAGCACCGTCTTCGGCCCGACAGGCGGTTACATATGGATGTTCCCGCTCTCCGCGCTTCTGATCGGTCTGGCCAGCGATCGGATCTTCGCGCGGTCGAATAAATTGAACGGGATGCAGGTATCGCTGCTATTCCTCAGCCTGGTCCTGTTCAGCGTCCTCCTCGCGTATGTCGGCGGCGTACCATGGCTTGCTTACAAAGCAAAGCTTTCGTTTCACGAAGCCATGGTGTCAGGCTGCTATCCATTCCTGCTCGGAGATATGGTGAAAGCCGTCGCCGCCACGATCTTGATTCCGATTCTCCGGCAGCAGCTGCCGAAGATGACGTTTTTGAACAATTAA